A part of Papaver somniferum cultivar HN1 unplaced genomic scaffold, ASM357369v1 unplaced-scaffold_118, whole genome shotgun sequence genomic DNA contains:
- the LOC113330526 gene encoding CO(2)-response secreted protease-like, which produces MIGDSSNLGRLLPGFLSCISFFLFLLSTSSLSCLAVMTGERTDQYLPENKISYRNSNDNYNKLSVYIIYMGSVPSASTSQQHTQARRETSSSLREHHLKLLASFLQVDRKVKQSIHYGAAEAEKRLVHSYSHGFSGFAARLTKEEATRAKSSSSSSVVSVFVDPVFQLHTTRSWDFLQLQTDLIINSKNYDQHATATANLHDHHHDSSVKPTATDDLGVDTIIGLLDTGIWPESESFNDKGMGQIPSRWKGVCMQGHDFIASTNCNRKLIGARYYNDSTEDEQQNSPRDMIGHGTHTASTAAGASVAGASYYGLGTGTAKGGSPGSRIAIYQVCTSSGCHGSSIMAAFDDAIGDGVDVLSLSLGASAFMRPDFSSDPIAIGAFHAVQKGIIVVCSAGNDGPTSSTVVNTAPWILTVAATTIDRDLESDVILGGVGDAANKVIKGESINFSNLKKSPVYPLIHAGSVKSDSSSEDEARNCNPDSLESRKINGTIVVCEHSDSSYTKKEKMEEVKEKGGIGLVLIDDLERFVAFPYGAFPFTVVSSRESTEILSYINSTKNPVATVLPTVTVTKYKPAPAVAYFSSRGPSLQTSNLLKPDIAAPGVNILAAWIGTNDTSEAPAGQKPSPFNLLSGTSMSCPHVAGIAATIKARNPGWSPSAIRSAIMTTATQTNNEQAMLATDSGSTATPYDYGAGEVNPSGALQPGLVYETDADDYLLFLCNYGYKVSEIKLISSNVPNGFDCPKNSSKNLVSQLNYPSIAISKLNGKQSKNVIRTVTNVGPEDETSYTVTVNSPQEVEVKVVPSKLQFTKSSNKQSYQVIFSSSSSVTRDLFGSITWSNGKYKVRTAFVIATSS; this is translated from the exons ATGATTGGTGACAGCAGCAACCTTGGCCGCCTACTTCCAGGCTTTCTCTCATGTATATCGTTTTTCTTGTTTCTACTATCTACCTCGTCATTATCATGTCTAGCAGTGATGACTGGAGAGAGAACAGATCAATACCTGCCCGAGAATAAGATTTCTTATCGAAATAGTAATGATAATTATAACAAATTAAGTGTGTACATTATATACATGGGATCAGTGCCATCAGCTTCAACTTCACAGCAACATACCCAGGCAAGGAGAGAAACATCTAGCAGCTTGAGAGAACACCACCTAAAGCTTCTTGCTTCATTTTTACAAGTAGACAG GAAGGTGAAGCAGTCGATACACTATGGAGCAGCTGAAGCAGAGAAGAGGCTGGTGCACAGTTACAGCCATGGATTTTCAGGATTTGCTGCCCGTTTGACAAAAGAAGAGGCCACTCGAGCAAAAAGCTCATCTAGCTCATCAGTTGTTTCTGTGTTTGTAGACCCTGTCTTTCAGCTCCACACCACTCGATCTTGGGACTTCCTTCAGCTTCAAACTGATCTTATAATTAATAGTAAGAACTACGATCAGCATGCTACTGCTACTGCAAATCTACATGACCATCATCACGATTCATCAGTGAAGCCCACTGCGACTGACGACCTAGGAGTGGACACCATCATTGGTTTACTGGATACAG GTATATGGCCAGAATCCGAAAGTTTTAATGACAAAGGCATGGGACAGATACCATCCCGGTGGAAGGGAGTGTGCATGCAAGGACATGATTTCATTGCTTCCACCAACTGTAACAG aaagctGATAGGAGCAAGATACTACAATGATAGTACTGAAGATGAGCAGCAGAACTCACCAAGAGACATGATTGGTCATGGAACCCACACTGCGTCCACTGCTGCTGGCGCATCTGTTGCTGGTGCATCCTACTACGGCCTCGGTACAGGGACAGCAAAGGGTGGGTCCCCTGGATCCAGGATTGCTATCTATCAGGTATGCACATCCAGCGGATGCCATGGCTCCTCCATCATGGCTGCATTCGACGACGCCATAGGAGATGGTGTGGATGTATTGTCGTTGTCCCTTGGGGCGTCTGCTTTCATGAGGCCGGATTTCTCTTCCGACCCCATAGCAATTGGAGCTTTCCACGCTGTCCAAAAGGGTATCATCGTCGTGTGTTCCGCAGGAAATGATGGGCCCACGTCGTCTACTGTAGTAAACACTGCTCCATGGATATTAACTGTTGCTGCTACCACCATTGACCGTGATTTGGAGTCTGATGTCATCTTGGGTGGTGTAGGTGATGCTGCAAACAAAGTCATCAAG GGCGAATCCATAAATTTCTCTAATCTGAAAAAGTCCCCAGTCTATCCTTTAATACATGCAGGCTCAGTAAAATCAGATTCAAGCTCTGAAGATGAAGCGAG AAACTGCAACCCTGATTCACTGGAATCGAGGAAAATAAACGGAACAATTGTGGTGTGTGAGCATTCTGATTCGAGCtacacaaaaaaggaaaagatggaggaagtgaaggagaagggaggAATAGGATTGGTTTTGATCGATGACTTAGAAAGATTTGTTGCTTTCCCTTATGGAGCTTTCCCATTCACTGTTGTCTCCTCAAGAGAATCCACTGAAATTCTCTCTTATATCAACTCCACAAA AAATCCGGTTGCTACGGTTCTGCCAACTGTAACTGTGACCAAATATAAGCCAGCGCCTGCAGTAGCCTACTTCTCATCAAGAGGACCTTCTCTTCAGACAAGCAATCTTCTCAAG CCAGACATTGCCGCACCAGGTGTGAATATTCTAGCAGCATGGATAGGAACTAATGATACCTCAGAAGCTCCAGCTGGCCAGAAACCATCCCCATTCAACTTGCTCTCAGGAACTTCAATGTCGTGTCCACATGTAGCTGGAATTGCTGCAACAATCAAAGCAAGAAATCCCGGCTGGAGTCCTTCTGCTATCAGATCAGCTATTATGACAACAG CAACTCAGACAAATAACGAGCAGGCCATGCTTGCAACAGATTCGGGTTCCACAGCAACACCTTATGATTATGGTGCAGGGGAAGTAAACCCATCAGGAGCATTGCAACCTGGTTTGGTTTATGAAACCGATGCAGATGACTACTTGTTGTTTCTGTGTAACTACGGATACAAAGTTTCCGAAATCAAACTCATCTCctcaaatgtcccaaatggattCGACTGCCCAAAGAATTCTAGCAAGAACTTGGTCTCCCAGCTCAACTACCCTTCCATTGCCATTTCCAAACTCAATGGGAAACAGAGCAAGAATGTCATAAGAACAGTCACAAATGTTGGACCTGAGGATGAAACTAGTTACACGGTTACGGTGAACTCACCACAAGAGGTGGAAGTGAAAGTGGTACCCTCGAAGCTTCAGTTCACAAAAAGCAGCAACAAGCAGAGCTACCAAGTGATCTTCTCATCATCTTCTTCGGTGACACGTGATCTCTTTGGATCGATAACATGGAGTAACGGGAAGTATAAGGTCCGAACCGCATTTGTAATTGCCACAAGTTCCTGA
- the LOC113330529 gene encoding uncharacterized protein LOC113330529, with protein sequence MDQIGDVSAPRSSSLVKATLCLGEEKYFVDGTNIDAVLLSDQLVSMKKASMSILKEFITKHNIPADVPDEAVEEEEEEEEDNGDAAPKNGKPRSESEPHIQSCFSFSVFRN encoded by the coding sequence ATGGATCAAATTGGTGATGTGTCAGCTCCTAGATCATCCTCGTTGGTTAAAGCCACACTCTGCCTTGGTGAGGAAAAGTATTTTGTCGATGGAACAAACATTGATGCTGTGCTGCTGTCCGATCAATTGGTTTCGATGAAAAAAGCGAGTATGTCGATTCTCAAGGAATTCATCACGAAACACAACATTCCCGCTGATGTACCTGATGAAGCtgttgaagaagaggaagaggaagaggaggacaACGGTGATGCAGCTCCTAAGAACGGAAAACCAAGAAGCGAAAGTGAACCCCATATCCAATCATGCTTTTCTTTTTCAGTCTTTAGGAATTAA
- the LOC113330528 gene encoding uncharacterized protein LOC113330528 gives MAMRKSGSSLLRMPYYSLRSIFVQSSKKMGTDSASTAGKQKISDANVPSWCSEILMCPLSRKPLRRSIGPSNGGEEGSEDSLLSDAYPCISYPIVDGIPCLIPSQGKLLKTNDNDGADKASMPADSTF, from the exons ATGGCAATGAGGAAGTCTGGTAGTAGTTTATTGAGGATGCCCTATTATTCTCTTAGATCAATTTTTGTTCAGAGCAGTAAGAAAATGGGCACAGATTCAGCATCAACAGCAGGCAAGCAGAAGATTTCTGATGCTAATGTTCCTTCTTGGTGTTCTGAGATTCTAATGTGTCCACTCTCTAGGAAACCCTTGAGGAGAAGCATAGG GCCATCTAATGGAGGGGAAGAAGGATCAGAGGATTCTCTACTCAGTGACGCATATCCCTGCATTTCGTATCCA ATAGTTGATGGGATCCCTTGCTTGATTCCAAGCCAAGGCAAGTTGTTGAAGACTAACGATAACGATGGTGCTGATAAAGCTTCAATGCCGGCAGATTCAACTTTCTGA
- the LOC113330449 gene encoding la-related protein 1B-like, which produces MVTTATTTSNSIHSSSTSNGLSNNANMNSSINNRNASAAAGARVTGLSATSSVWANIVKGEPNVVVAAPPPTSSPKKASSSSSSVSQVNQKIDSSATASVADDSNTTDVKSASTSSSKSSCNHNDNNINCTSDGATIMGVTEKEPSGSPSSHTASDSVVADTNAAAPAASTPSTTTASVKKPAAAAWKKPSFNGTTTANAEAGLVIGDAFSWPALSELASNNVRGSAKSPSPSPTPSYSPSPLDSSLKPLSLSQVSHVATSSSQTQKQSTNHANHNPTANHASTNRQRSTKRGTNTTSNSSAGALVNGGLPSQSQSSSAGASVEKPQKNSSGTPASTVPDPSVKDSSHKMNNLERGSKGRGGFAPQPDQSSQQHNSSFRRGSGGPHPRGDGHGSYRQNQNHMGRREHDHRDWNSHRSFNGRDAQQHQQMHPRMVNPRNNYIRPPPGNVNGAFIPPPQPVPLRPFGNALGYPDMPSPVYFVPDPLRGVPFLPAAPLPMFFPGADPNLYSTIAKQIEYYFSSVNLCKDIYLRQNMDEQGWVPVSLIAGFHRVEQLMKGIPNSIQFILDAVRASTVVETKGDMIRKRNDWMNWILPPTATTNFAPIPVPQLAGVPKSGNSANSDMNNHLHSSNGEGTSEGTL; this is translated from the exons ATGGTAACCACCGCCACCACAACATCCAATAGTATCCATTCATCATCAACTTCTAATGGTTTGAGTAATAATGCAAATATGAATAGCAGCATTAATAATCGTAATGCTTCTGCCGCCGCTGGTGCTAGAGTGACGGGTTTATCAGCAACATCTTCAGTATGGGCGAATATAGTTAAAGGTGAACCTAACGTGGTTGTGGCTGCTCCTCCGCCTACTTCTTCTCCCAAGAaagcctcctcctcctcctcttctgtCTCTCAGGTAAATCAGAAAATTGACTCTTCTGCTACTGCTAGTGTTGCTGATGATTCTAACACTACTGATGTGAAATCTGCATCTACATCCTCATCAAAATCCTCTTGTAATCATAATGATAACAATATCAATTGTACCTCCGATGGTGCGACAATAATGGGGGTTACGGAGAAGGAACCATCTGGTAGCCCTTCCTCTCATACTGCTTCTGATTCTGTTGTTGCTGACACCAATGCTGCCGCCCCTGCGGCATCGACTCCTTCAACTACTACTGCTTCTGTAAAGAAGCCTGCGGCAGCAGCGTGGAAGAAGCCTTCTTTTAATGGAACCACTACTGCTAATGCTGAAGCTGGACTTGTTATTGGTGATGCGTTCTCTTGGCCTGCTCTCTCAGAATTAGCTAGTAATAATGTTAGGGGCTCAGCAAAGTCTCCTTCGCCCTCTCCTACGCCCTCTTACTCTCCTTCTCCCTTGGATTCTTCCTTGAAACCTCTGTCACTCTCACAG GTCTCTCATgttgcaacttcttcttcacaaacGCAAAAACAAAGTACTAATCATGCAAACCATAATCCCACTGCCAATCATGCATCTACTAATCGTCAGAGATCTACAAAGCGTGGTACTAATACCACTAGTAATAGTAGTGCTGGTGCATTAGTGAATGGTGGGTTACCATCACAATCGCAATCTTCATCAGCTGGGGCATCAGTTGAGAAGCCCCAGAAGAATTCTTCTGGAACACCAGCTTCTACAGTTCCCGATCCTTCAGTGAAGGACTCTTCACACAAGATGAATAATTTGGAAAGAGGATCAAAGGGAAGAGGTGGATTTGCACCCCAACCAGATCAAAGTTCCCAGCAGCATAATTCCTCCTTCAGGAGGGGAAGTGGAGGACCCCATCCTCGTGGAGATGGGCATGGTTCGTACcgtcaaaatcaaaaccatatgGGAAGGCGAGAACATGATCACCGTGACTGGAATTCTCATCGCAGCTTTAATGGTAGAGATGCTCAACAGCATCAGCAGATGCATCCGAGAATGGTGAACCCAAGAAACAACTACATTAGACCTCCTCCTGGTAATGTTAATGGTGCATTTATTCCTCCCCCTCAGCCTGTTCCTCTACGACCCTTCGGGAATGCATTGGGATATCCTG ATATGCCGTCTCCAGTTTATTTTGTTCCTGACCCTCTAAGGGGTGTACCCTTCCTTCCAGCTGCTCCACTCCCTATGTTTTTTCCTGGCGCAGACCCTAATTTATACTCCACAATAGCGAAACAAATAGAATACTACTTCAG CTCAGTAAATCTATGCAAAGATATTTACTTGCGGCAAAACATGGATGAACAAGGCTGGGTTCCTGTTTCTTTAATAGCAGGCTTCCACCGA GTTGAGCAATTAATGAAAGGAATTCCAAACAGTATTCAGTTTATATTGGATGCAGTGAGAGCATCAACAGTCGTAGAGACTAAG GGTGATATGATAAGGAAGCGCAATGACTGGATGAATTGGATCTTGCCTCCGACAGCAACAACTAATTTCGCTCCTATTCCTGTGCCTCAGTTGGCAGGTGTACCAAAAAGTGGCAACTCCGCAAACTCGGATATGAACAACCATTTGCATAGTTCCAATGGGGAGGGGACAAGTGAAGGTACTCTTTGA